A portion of the Nitrospira defluvii genome contains these proteins:
- a CDS encoding formylglycine-generating enzyme family protein — MLARSVLALVVALIGLNGTESHTFAAEQAALPKEITGKDGAPLVLIPAGSYPMGVPFGDRDGGRDEYPRHVIEIDPFYIDKYEVTNGRYLEFVKATNHRVPQNPKNPTRNLWEGIGIPASLADRPVINVDWADADAYCKWAGRRLPREAEWEKAAKGNNDWRFPWGNVEPTNGHLNFNQKWIGEKTLMPVGSYEKGKSPYGVYDMAGNVWEWVNDWYDAKYYEKSPDKNPPGPDSGEKKVIRGAGWQNETPTVRIFTRVDSDPTMRNESTGFRCAADAK, encoded by the coding sequence ATGTTGGCACGATCCGTCCTCGCACTCGTGGTGGCGCTCATCGGACTCAACGGAACAGAATCTCACACATTTGCCGCAGAGCAGGCCGCACTGCCCAAAGAGATCACGGGAAAAGACGGGGCACCGCTGGTGCTGATTCCTGCGGGCTCGTACCCCATGGGGGTGCCGTTCGGCGACCGTGACGGTGGACGCGATGAATATCCCCGCCATGTCATTGAGATCGATCCGTTCTACATCGACAAGTATGAGGTCACCAATGGACGGTACTTGGAATTTGTGAAAGCCACCAATCACCGCGTGCCGCAAAATCCCAAAAATCCCACCCGGAATCTCTGGGAAGGCATCGGCATTCCCGCCTCCCTGGCCGACCGCCCGGTGATCAATGTAGATTGGGCCGATGCCGACGCCTACTGCAAATGGGCGGGCCGACGGTTGCCGCGTGAAGCCGAATGGGAGAAGGCCGCCAAGGGCAATAATGATTGGCGCTTTCCCTGGGGCAACGTCGAGCCCACCAACGGCCATTTGAACTTCAATCAGAAATGGATCGGCGAAAAGACGCTGATGCCGGTGGGCAGTTACGAGAAGGGCAAGAGTCCATACGGGGTCTACGACATGGCCGGCAATGTTTGGGAATGGGTCAACGACTGGTATGACGCGAAGTATTATGAAAAGAGTCCCGACAAGAATCCGCCGGGCCCGGACAGCGGCGAGAAGAAGGTCATCCGGGGAGCCGGCTGGCAGAATGAGACCCCGACCGTTCGTATCTTCACCCGCGTGGACAGCGACCCGACCATGAGAAACGAATCGACGGGATTCCGATGCGCGGCGGATGCCAAGTAA
- a CDS encoding HAD family hydrolase, translated as MLCTKEAALRAIIFDFNGVIADDETPHLECFQQALAESGLTLTKEEYYGTYLGMDERTCAAALLLKRDGRCAPSIHARIAERKATLFRDHTATQKPALFPWVSGFVERAAGPYRLTIASGGRREQILSALAGTAIEQHFELIVSADECAVGKPDPAIYEFALRQLNARRPRPPLLRSSECLVIEDSRAGIQAALKAGMRVLAVATTYPASQLTDAHLVVPSLDGIQPKDLAQRLFPPGN; from the coding sequence TTGCTCTGCACGAAGGAGGCTGCTCTGCGCGCCATCATTTTCGATTTCAACGGTGTCATTGCCGACGACGAAACCCCGCACCTGGAATGTTTTCAGCAGGCGCTTGCCGAATCCGGACTCACGTTGACCAAGGAGGAGTACTACGGCACCTACCTCGGGATGGATGAACGAACTTGTGCCGCCGCCCTGCTCCTGAAGCGAGACGGCCGGTGCGCCCCCTCGATCCATGCCAGGATCGCCGAACGCAAAGCGACTCTCTTCCGTGACCATACTGCGACACAGAAGCCGGCACTGTTTCCCTGGGTGTCTGGGTTTGTGGAACGAGCGGCCGGGCCATACCGGCTGACCATCGCCTCCGGAGGACGGCGGGAACAGATTCTCTCCGCCCTCGCAGGAACGGCCATCGAACAGCACTTCGAACTCATCGTGTCCGCGGACGAATGCGCGGTCGGCAAACCCGATCCCGCAATTTACGAATTCGCCCTCCGACAACTCAACGCCCGTCGCCCCAGACCACCGCTGCTTCGGTCGAGCGAATGTCTAGTGATTGAGGATTCCCGCGCCGGAATTCAGGCGGCGCTGAAAGCAGGCATGCGCGTGCTTGCGGTTGCAACCACCTACCCAGCGTCGCAACTCACCGACGCGCATCTGGTCGTCCCCTCCCTGGATGGAATTCAGCCGAAAGACCTGGCCCAGCGGCTCTTTCCACCCGGCAATTGA
- a CDS encoding energy transducer TonB family protein yields the protein MLRQCDTFCRGLIGAVALLICVGAPVAGALAGPSANPAPAAPKRWAQFDLVSTEPDGSVQAGKDVVLSITLGGVPAGTESVMAIIESNGFQSQTVSLSEEPTASVYQGTVILEPNSTLKSRTTVHPKAVRVRVSFARAKITGLEEFLKRDVYVTLGDPPPSDTEAEVQPGPVAENSDADAAAVQKATEQVLAVNATIAEEDLLPLPPPGESKAYWKQVSDLISRNWSRQIRSIRRAPSSETVRVYFKMYASGVAQVIQLEKSSGARDVNDAGLQTIIHAQPFPPIPPDLGSDVVDVHVRMRTGAKVATRDVQMTVEKKPSKSAPPASPTPKDGTAPSGSTKE from the coding sequence ATGCTGCGCCAGTGTGACACGTTCTGCAGGGGGCTAATCGGGGCGGTGGCGTTGTTGATCTGTGTCGGCGCGCCTGTAGCTGGTGCCCTGGCCGGGCCTTCTGCCAACCCGGCTCCGGCTGCGCCCAAACGATGGGCCCAGTTCGATTTGGTGAGCACCGAGCCTGATGGATCGGTGCAAGCCGGAAAAGACGTGGTGTTGAGTATCACGTTGGGGGGTGTGCCGGCGGGAACGGAATCCGTCATGGCCATCATCGAGTCCAACGGATTTCAAAGCCAGACGGTGTCCCTGAGCGAAGAGCCGACGGCCTCGGTCTACCAGGGCACGGTCATTCTCGAGCCGAACTCGACGCTGAAGAGCCGCACCACGGTGCATCCAAAGGCCGTGCGAGTTCGGGTGTCGTTTGCGCGTGCGAAGATCACGGGACTGGAAGAATTCTTGAAGCGTGATGTCTACGTCACACTCGGTGATCCGCCCCCCAGTGATACCGAAGCCGAAGTCCAGCCGGGGCCGGTGGCCGAAAATTCTGATGCCGATGCCGCGGCCGTGCAAAAGGCGACGGAGCAGGTGTTGGCCGTGAATGCGACGATCGCCGAGGAAGATTTGCTGCCCCTGCCCCCGCCCGGCGAATCGAAAGCCTATTGGAAACAGGTCAGCGATTTGATCAGCCGGAACTGGAGCCGGCAAATCCGTTCCATCCGTCGCGCACCCAGCAGCGAAACCGTTAGGGTCTATTTCAAAATGTATGCAAGCGGCGTGGCCCAGGTGATTCAATTGGAAAAGAGTTCCGGGGCACGGGATGTCAACGATGCGGGATTACAGACCATTATCCATGCGCAGCCGTTCCCTCCGATTCCGCCCGATCTCGGCAGCGATGTGGTCGATGTGCATGTGCGCATGAGAACGGGAGCGAAAGTCGCCACGCGCGATGTGCAGATGACGGTTGAGAAAAAGCCGTCTAAGTCTGCGCCGCCCGCATCCCCAACACCGAAGGACGGAACTGCACCAAGCGGTTCCACAAAGGAGTAG
- a CDS encoding formylglycine-generating enzyme family protein translates to MVRTRGLAMWVLGAALLGMSGSLYALDVADVVREWTPEGKKLAMERAKLPAHDEMIRIPAGEFLMGSDKKIDKNSYLAEFPQRKVYLDAYEIDKYEVTTVQFLKYVLAHNLAPLIDWQYDGGNFQETMVSHPVMHVSWFDAEAYCKWAGKRLPTEAEWEKAARGEDGRIYPWGNQMAGLSRANFGRTGLSGPVRDRPERLLLYPPIISVDKYDNAASPYGVLQMAGNVSEWVADWYDPKYYSTGPDKNPKGPETGSQRGFRGGGWIDSTPSVRVAQRNGTDPNTKMNWMGFRCARDVNEGVAGQPAEGK, encoded by the coding sequence ATGGTGCGTACACGAGGTCTCGCAATGTGGGTGTTGGGCGCGGCGCTACTGGGAATGAGCGGATCTCTCTATGCGTTGGATGTCGCGGACGTAGTTCGTGAATGGACGCCGGAAGGAAAGAAGCTGGCGATGGAGCGTGCCAAGTTGCCGGCACATGACGAGATGATCCGTATCCCGGCGGGTGAGTTCCTCATGGGGAGCGATAAGAAGATCGATAAAAATTCCTACCTGGCTGAGTTTCCGCAGCGGAAGGTCTATCTCGATGCCTATGAGATCGACAAGTACGAAGTCACCACCGTACAGTTCTTGAAGTATGTCCTCGCGCACAACCTCGCCCCGCTGATCGATTGGCAGTACGACGGCGGGAATTTTCAGGAGACGATGGTCAGCCACCCGGTGATGCATGTGTCCTGGTTCGACGCGGAGGCCTACTGCAAGTGGGCAGGGAAACGGTTGCCGACCGAGGCGGAGTGGGAAAAGGCCGCGCGTGGCGAGGATGGGCGCATCTATCCCTGGGGCAATCAAATGGCCGGACTCTCGCGAGCGAACTTCGGCCGGACGGGTCTGTCAGGACCGGTGCGGGATCGTCCTGAACGACTGTTGCTCTATCCGCCCATCATTTCCGTGGACAAGTACGACAATGCCGCCAGCCCTTATGGGGTGCTTCAAATGGCCGGCAATGTGTCGGAATGGGTTGCGGATTGGTACGACCCGAAATACTACAGCACCGGGCCGGACAAGAACCCGAAAGGGCCCGAGACCGGAAGTCAGCGGGGTTTTCGCGGCGGAGGCTGGATCGACAGCACGCCCAGCGTCCGCGTCGCGCAGCGCAATGGGACGGATCCCAACACCAAGATGAACTGGATGGGGTTCCGCTGTGCGCGAGATGTGAACGAAGGAGTCGCCGGGCAGCCGGCGGAGGGGAAGTAG
- a CDS encoding NAD-dependent epimerase has translation MGASKGVVLVTGAAGFIGSHVVRRLLDRGDAVLGLDNLNDYYDVRLKEARLARLQAHPQFQFVKLDVSDRPGMAALFEKQSIRRVVHLAAQAGVRYSLVNPHAYTASNIEGFLNILEGCRHHQAEHLVYASTSSVYGGHTKMPFSVHDNVDHPVSLYAATKKANELMAHCYAHLYRFPITGLRFFTVYGPWGRPDMALFLFTKAILEGKPIDVFNHGKMQRDFTYVDDIAEGVLRTLDRPAQADPQWSSDQPDPGSSSAPYRLYNIGNNQPVDLLRFIEVLENTLGKKAVKNFLPLQAGDVPATYADVADLMRDTGFKPATSIETGIARFVGWYREYYKI, from the coding sequence ATGGGGGCTTCAAAAGGGGTCGTGCTGGTCACCGGCGCCGCCGGGTTTATCGGATCTCATGTGGTCAGGCGATTGCTGGATCGCGGGGATGCTGTTCTCGGTCTGGACAACTTGAACGACTACTATGACGTCCGCCTGAAGGAGGCGCGTCTCGCGCGGCTGCAGGCCCATCCGCAGTTTCAATTCGTGAAGCTGGACGTGTCGGATCGGCCCGGTATGGCTGCCCTCTTCGAGAAGCAATCCATTCGGCGGGTGGTGCATTTGGCGGCGCAGGCCGGTGTTCGGTATTCACTCGTCAATCCCCATGCCTACACGGCAAGCAATATCGAAGGGTTTCTGAATATTCTGGAAGGGTGCCGGCATCATCAGGCCGAGCATCTGGTCTATGCATCGACGAGCTCGGTGTATGGCGGTCATACGAAAATGCCGTTCTCGGTGCATGACAACGTCGACCATCCGGTCTCGCTCTATGCGGCGACGAAGAAGGCCAACGAGCTGATGGCCCACTGTTATGCGCACCTGTACCGGTTCCCGATTACGGGGCTACGGTTCTTTACCGTCTATGGCCCCTGGGGTCGCCCGGACATGGCGCTGTTTTTGTTCACGAAGGCGATTCTCGAAGGCAAACCTATCGATGTCTTCAATCATGGGAAGATGCAACGGGATTTCACCTATGTCGACGATATCGCCGAGGGCGTGCTGCGCACGCTCGATCGGCCCGCGCAGGCTGATCCGCAGTGGTCGAGTGATCAGCCCGATCCCGGCAGCAGCTCGGCGCCGTATCGCCTCTACAACATCGGCAACAACCAGCCGGTAGACCTTCTGCGATTCATCGAGGTGCTGGAGAACACCCTTGGCAAGAAGGCTGTCAAAAACTTCTTGCCGCTCCAGGCAGGCGATGTGCCGGCGACCTATGCCGACGTCGCAGACCTGATGCGTGACACGGGCTTCAAGCCGGCCACGTCGATCGAAACCGGCATCGCCCGATTCGTGGGCTGGTACCGGGAGTATTACAAGATCTAG
- a CDS encoding YceI family protein produces MTKSIGRVLTMWCLGAGMLLGAAVVQAETARYDVDLDHSIVEFKVAHMVVSKTTGHFKDYTGFIEMDPEAGTVKALEATIKTASVTTNHEKRDAHLRNPDFFDVEKYPTITYKMKSYKKAGDGYIAVGDLTLHGVTKEITLEGTFNGVTKDPWGNTRAGFTAEGKVNRKDFGMVWNKALDSGGLVVGDEVFIKLDIECIKAKS; encoded by the coding sequence ATGACGAAATCGATCGGTCGTGTGCTCACCATGTGGTGTCTTGGAGCCGGGATGTTGCTCGGTGCAGCGGTTGTGCAGGCGGAGACGGCCCGGTATGACGTCGATCTTGATCATTCGATCGTGGAGTTCAAGGTGGCGCACATGGTGGTGTCCAAAACGACCGGGCATTTCAAAGATTACACCGGATTCATCGAAATGGACCCCGAGGCCGGGACGGTGAAGGCGCTCGAAGCGACGATCAAGACGGCGTCGGTGACCACCAATCATGAAAAGCGCGACGCGCATCTGCGGAACCCTGATTTTTTCGATGTCGAGAAGTACCCGACCATTACCTATAAGATGAAAAGTTACAAGAAAGCCGGCGACGGTTATATCGCGGTCGGCGATCTGACCCTACATGGTGTCACGAAGGAAATCACGCTGGAAGGGACGTTTAACGGCGTGACCAAGGATCCGTGGGGCAATACCCGCGCCGGATTTACGGCCGAAGGGAAAGTGAACCGCAAAGACTTCGGCATGGTGTGGAATAAGGCGCTTGATAGCGGGGGCCTCGTGGTCGGCGACGAGGTGTTTATTAAATTGGATATCGAATGTATTAAGGCGAAATCGTAG
- a CDS encoding IS5 family transposase, whose protein sequence is MMGTADPQPSMFYHINLEQFVTVAHPMRKIRPLIDAERIRQLCEPLYAETGRPSIPPEQLFLALLGGYLLGVTSERALVRELTGNLVLRWFVGLDLDTDPWDHSTFSQNRKRRFTESGLLEQLFDETVALAIKQKLVSQHTTLDGTLVQANASHKSFVPIEVFLQPEDYKKRIRSLDSPAEQDPGNPTITFRGERRSNQTHVSMTDPDAKLANKGNGTAAMVGYTVNGLMENRHRLLLGINVESFRGPASETDGGRTLIDRFPRTHRQRIQTVGADKGYFAQSFLTALFRRRITPHIATKATGQEAVHQRVRRLGQTVGYRLSQRARKKIEELWGEAKCWHGFRRFRRRGLLQVRDEAYLMGWLLNLKRLAKRLPAPA, encoded by the coding sequence ATGATGGGTACCGCCGATCCCCAGCCATCGATGTTCTACCATATCAATTTAGAGCAGTTTGTGACGGTCGCTCATCCCATGCGGAAGATCCGGCCGTTGATCGACGCCGAGCGGATTCGGCAGCTGTGTGAGCCGCTGTATGCCGAGACGGGGCGGCCCTCGATTCCGCCCGAGCAATTGTTCCTGGCGCTCTTGGGCGGCTATTTACTGGGCGTGACCTCCGAACGGGCGTTGGTGCGGGAGTTGACCGGCAATCTGGTGCTCCGCTGGTTTGTCGGCCTGGATCTGGATACGGACCCATGGGATCACTCCACGTTCTCGCAGAACCGGAAGCGGCGGTTTACGGAGAGCGGGCTCCTCGAACAACTCTTTGATGAGACGGTGGCCCTGGCCATCAAACAGAAACTGGTCTCCCAGCATACAACGCTCGACGGCACGCTGGTGCAGGCCAATGCGTCGCACAAGAGCTTCGTGCCGATCGAGGTCTTTCTGCAGCCCGAGGACTATAAGAAACGGATTCGGTCGCTGGATTCACCAGCGGAGCAAGATCCGGGCAACCCGACGATCACGTTTCGGGGCGAGCGGCGCTCGAATCAGACGCATGTCTCGATGACCGATCCCGACGCCAAACTGGCGAACAAAGGGAATGGGACGGCGGCGATGGTGGGCTATACGGTGAACGGGCTGATGGAGAACCGGCATCGACTCTTGTTGGGGATCAACGTGGAGTCGTTCCGCGGGCCCGCCTCCGAGACCGACGGGGGACGCACCCTGATCGATCGGTTCCCTCGAACCCATCGCCAGCGGATTCAGACGGTCGGTGCCGATAAAGGGTATTTTGCCCAATCATTTCTGACGGCGCTCTTCCGGCGACGCATCACCCCGCACATTGCGACCAAGGCGACCGGACAGGAGGCGGTGCATCAGCGAGTGCGTCGGCTGGGTCAGACGGTGGGTTACCGCCTTTCGCAGCGGGCGCGCAAGAAGATTGAAGAGCTGTGGGGCGAGGCGAAATGTTGGCACGGCTTCCGCCGATTTCGCCGCCGGGGGCTGCTGCAGGTCAGAGATGAAGCGTACCTGATGGGATGGCTGCTGAACCTGAAGCGGCTGGCAAAACGGCTTCCAGCTCCAGCTTAG
- a CDS encoding VOC family protein, which yields MTPHRGLRHLALRVTNLARSRAFYEHLLGMKVVWEPDPDNVYFSSGSDNLALHQIGQAELAQYQPPRGQLLDHFGVILESPAHVDDLFREVQREGGQYGSTIAKPPKQHRDGSYSFYFTDPDGNVIQALYEPTISRMELKP from the coding sequence ATGACGCCTCATCGAGGCTTACGACATTTGGCCCTCCGCGTCACGAATCTGGCCCGATCACGCGCCTTCTATGAACATCTCTTAGGGATGAAGGTCGTCTGGGAGCCGGATCCGGACAACGTGTATTTCAGCTCGGGGTCCGACAATCTGGCCTTGCATCAAATCGGCCAGGCTGAGCTGGCCCAGTACCAGCCGCCGCGAGGCCAGTTACTCGACCACTTCGGCGTGATTCTGGAAAGCCCCGCCCACGTTGACGACCTGTTCCGCGAGGTGCAGCGCGAAGGGGGGCAATACGGTTCCACCATCGCCAAGCCCCCCAAGCAGCATCGTGACGGCAGTTACTCCTTTTATTTCACCGACCCGGACGGCAACGTGATTCAGGCGTTGTACGAGCCGACGATCAGCCGGATGGAACTGAAGCCATAA
- a CDS encoding MBL fold metallo-hydrolase translates to MGLWDALLRDQYVGLAPWVWVQLESNQSPGPFPFVGGVAPEVVASLHEAHSLFLACVETAISDVFSRRATLGDPQTRVRMEDAYAELVNSRQQLSQHITARRQSDGQFLWAHPFDPTKSATVVNTGLRIFNAVKRQAIPVPFERPMGPLVGKLLGMLDGTQQAGAIRTIVTTAGREGERLLTKLMELFVQYECLTPTTQSSVRNQWLQQTKDRDTVHLGHAALLYRQRDHFLLFDPWLLPWFAESNVPSLWVSLLPKPAAIFLTHDHDDHVDPRTLLHVPKDVPIVIPSRRNRKKFYYDYLPLLRELGFSHIIELAHGESWNFDGGAVVSVPFYGEDPCDLEMPRNCYLVTDRGQNVLVHADSGPTNSGRSAIQEGVIQQLVQKYGPLSLVLASQQQLQEIRSYAAHAPLSHPGQWLDVGENGYLTNRYLDELCAIAQARLFVSYATGGADWYPDHLSFMFSQRNPARTALLTAHWEPPEKLKDLLAHHDCRYHRAQALDVFRSVGDGSVQVLSAAEVLTPLPLYRVDHGDPSFMTRGGR, encoded by the coding sequence ATGGGACTTTGGGACGCATTGCTGCGGGATCAGTATGTGGGGTTGGCCCCCTGGGTGTGGGTGCAGCTTGAAAGCAACCAGTCGCCCGGGCCTTTTCCGTTTGTGGGCGGGGTGGCTCCGGAGGTCGTGGCGAGTCTGCACGAGGCCCATAGCCTCTTTCTCGCCTGTGTGGAAACCGCCATCAGCGATGTGTTCTCCCGCCGCGCGACGCTCGGCGACCCGCAGACCAGAGTGCGGATGGAGGATGCCTATGCCGAACTGGTCAATTCCCGGCAGCAACTGAGTCAACACATCACGGCCCGTCGCCAATCTGACGGGCAATTCCTTTGGGCGCATCCCTTCGACCCCACAAAATCCGCCACCGTAGTCAATACCGGTTTGCGCATCTTCAACGCGGTGAAGCGGCAGGCGATTCCTGTGCCCTTCGAACGTCCGATGGGCCCGCTGGTCGGTAAACTGTTGGGCATGCTGGATGGCACGCAGCAGGCCGGGGCGATTCGGACCATCGTGACGACGGCGGGACGAGAGGGCGAGCGGCTGCTCACCAAATTGATGGAACTGTTCGTTCAATATGAGTGCCTCACGCCCACGACGCAGTCCTCGGTTCGCAATCAATGGTTGCAGCAGACGAAAGACCGGGACACCGTGCATCTCGGCCACGCCGCGTTGCTGTACCGGCAACGCGATCATTTTCTCCTCTTCGACCCCTGGCTGCTGCCCTGGTTTGCGGAATCCAATGTGCCGAGCCTCTGGGTGTCGTTACTGCCGAAGCCGGCGGCGATCTTCCTGACGCATGATCATGACGATCATGTGGATCCCCGCACGTTGTTGCATGTGCCGAAGGATGTCCCGATCGTCATCCCCAGCCGTCGGAATCGCAAGAAGTTCTATTATGACTATCTGCCGTTACTCCGAGAATTGGGGTTCAGCCATATCATTGAACTCGCGCATGGCGAGAGTTGGAACTTTGACGGCGGTGCCGTGGTCTCGGTGCCGTTCTATGGCGAGGACCCGTGCGACTTGGAGATGCCGAGAAATTGTTATCTCGTGACCGATCGGGGGCAGAATGTGCTGGTGCATGCCGACAGTGGCCCGACGAACAGCGGTCGGTCGGCCATTCAGGAAGGGGTCATTCAGCAGTTAGTCCAGAAGTATGGTCCACTCTCGCTGGTCCTGGCTTCCCAACAACAATTACAGGAGATTCGCAGCTACGCTGCTCACGCGCCGCTGTCGCACCCGGGTCAGTGGCTCGATGTGGGTGAAAACGGGTACCTGACGAATCGATACCTGGATGAGTTATGTGCCATCGCACAGGCGCGGCTGTTCGTGTCCTATGCTACGGGCGGCGCCGATTGGTATCCCGATCATCTGTCGTTTATGTTCAGCCAGCGCAATCCCGCCCGCACGGCCCTGCTCACGGCGCATTGGGAGCCGCCGGAAAAACTGAAAGATCTTCTGGCGCACCACGATTGCCGTTATCATCGCGCTCAGGCGCTGGATGTGTTCCGCAGCGTCGGCGATGGATCGGTGCAGGTCCTCTCTGCGGCCGAAGTCTTGACCCCGCTGCCGCTCTACCGAGTTGATCATGGGGACCCATCGTTTATGACGCGCGGGGGCCGATAA
- a CDS encoding uroporphyrinogen-III synthase, with amino-acid sequence MASAGYHGLTVVAFESRMAAEMGRLIERHGGKPLVAPALREIPLEDNSAALQFGEQLMRDGFDVLVLMTGAGTTTLFEVLHRRYSNDQLAAALRNTLLIARGPKPVAALKVLGFQPTFTVPEPNTWMDVVSTLDAHRPVKGLRVAVQEYGLLNRDLVEALKQRGAAVVSVPVYRWALPEDTAPLKQAIRQILEGQVQVMLATNAAQIDHVMLVVEQEGKTEEFKTICRKLVIASIGPTASERIRSHGLPVDFEPSHGKMGILVKETSEQVRILMAKKAVV; translated from the coding sequence ATGGCCAGTGCAGGGTATCACGGGTTGACCGTCGTCGCATTTGAATCGCGCATGGCGGCCGAAATGGGGCGACTGATCGAGCGCCACGGCGGCAAACCACTGGTAGCGCCGGCCTTGCGCGAGATTCCGCTGGAAGACAATTCCGCCGCGTTGCAGTTCGGCGAACAGCTGATGCGGGACGGGTTCGACGTGCTGGTGTTGATGACCGGTGCCGGCACAACCACCCTCTTTGAGGTGCTGCATCGCCGTTATTCCAATGACCAACTCGCCGCAGCCCTGCGCAATACCCTGTTGATCGCCCGCGGCCCCAAACCGGTGGCCGCACTCAAAGTCCTGGGATTCCAACCGACGTTCACGGTCCCGGAGCCCAACACCTGGATGGATGTCGTCTCCACATTGGACGCCCACCGGCCGGTCAAAGGGTTGCGCGTGGCGGTGCAAGAATACGGGCTACTGAACCGCGACTTGGTGGAGGCGTTGAAGCAGCGCGGAGCCGCTGTGGTTTCAGTCCCCGTCTACCGCTGGGCGCTCCCGGAAGACACGGCGCCACTCAAGCAGGCCATCAGGCAGATCCTGGAAGGACAGGTGCAGGTGATGCTGGCGACCAATGCCGCACAGATTGATCACGTGATGCTGGTCGTCGAGCAGGAGGGAAAGACGGAGGAGTTCAAAACGATCTGCCGGAAACTGGTCATCGCGTCTATCGGTCCCACCGCCAGCGAACGCATCCGCAGCCACGGACTGCCGGTGGATTTCGAACCGTCACACGGCAAGATGGGCATTCTCGTGAAGGAAACGAGCGAGCAGGTTCGCATACTTATGGCGAAGAAAGCGGTCGTGTGA